AGGTTGTGCGCGAGTTCTGGCGCCTCATGGCTACCAACGACTTTCATTCTGTCGCGGCAGTGTTGGCCCCGGAGTTTGTCTTGGAGTGGCCGCAGTCGAAGGAGCGCATTCGAGGTGCAGAGCGATTCGCACGCATGAATCACGAATACCCCGCGCACGGTCGGTGGGAGTTCATCGTCAACCGCATCGTTGCTGGTGAACTCGAAGCTG
Above is a window of Candidatus Binatia bacterium DNA encoding:
- a CDS encoding nuclear transport factor 2 family protein; amino-acid sequence: VVREFWRLMATNDFHSVAAVLAPEFVLEWPQSKERIRGAERFARMNHEYPAHGRWEFIVNRIVAGELEAVSDVSVTDGVQTGRAISFFTFARGEISRIVEFWPEPFAAPANRAHLVEVMP